A single region of the Streptomyces sp. NBC_00425 genome encodes:
- a CDS encoding esterase/lipase family protein yields the protein MSETAEPNVGAFTLGAAVTAAPASPVAVPDHEDWTLPNGFAWIFRGEGNTTPGNLVRPVIMADGFNLGRSELDKLYQGLEGGFPFISELRRRGRDVILLGFEERHASILDNAEAAVAAIMRANAEKQGDAPLVVGGFSMGGIVTRYALAKLETQRMHHQTALYFSYDSPHRGASIPIGVQAFSYFIPFANDFAKQMDSPAARQMLWRHYDKDTGKIDVAPERTEFLAALDRVGGWPRIPRTLAIANGRGDGIGLPDVAPGDIALRIDRIYPGTTFYTQAQGDDVTVAYLNRRFPPAEDTITTDGFPELDGAPGGTLHTYKILADAMEKLGGTVDLRHEEVCFVPSVSAVAIRDFETQADLYAKVDELSPDDSELDEFVCSSATTPHTGITEELCTWLLDRLPD from the coding sequence ATGTCGGAGACAGCCGAGCCCAACGTCGGCGCGTTCACCCTCGGTGCCGCCGTCACCGCCGCACCCGCCAGCCCGGTCGCGGTACCGGACCACGAGGACTGGACCCTGCCGAACGGCTTCGCCTGGATCTTCCGGGGCGAGGGCAACACCACCCCCGGCAATCTCGTCCGTCCCGTGATCATGGCCGACGGCTTCAACCTCGGCCGCAGCGAGCTCGACAAGCTGTACCAGGGGCTGGAGGGCGGCTTCCCCTTCATCAGCGAACTGCGCCGACGCGGCAGGGACGTGATCCTGCTCGGGTTCGAGGAGCGCCACGCGTCGATCCTGGACAACGCGGAAGCCGCGGTGGCCGCGATCATGCGCGCCAACGCCGAGAAGCAGGGCGACGCACCCCTGGTCGTCGGCGGGTTCAGCATGGGCGGCATCGTCACCCGTTACGCGCTGGCCAAGCTCGAGACGCAGCGGATGCACCACCAGACCGCGCTGTACTTCTCGTACGACAGCCCGCACCGCGGCGCCTCCATCCCCATCGGCGTGCAGGCGTTCTCGTACTTCATCCCGTTCGCGAACGACTTCGCGAAGCAGATGGACAGCCCGGCGGCCCGTCAGATGCTGTGGCGGCACTACGACAAGGACACCGGGAAGATCGACGTCGCCCCGGAGCGCACCGAGTTCCTGGCCGCGCTCGACCGGGTGGGCGGCTGGCCGCGGATCCCGCGCACCCTCGCCATCGCCAACGGACGCGGCGACGGGATCGGCCTGCCGGACGTCGCGCCCGGTGACATCGCGCTGCGGATCGACCGGATCTACCCGGGCACCACCTTCTACACGCAGGCCCAGGGCGACGACGTGACGGTCGCCTACCTGAACCGGCGCTTCCCCCCGGCCGAGGACACCATCACCACCGACGGCTTCCCGGAGCTGGACGGCGCGCCTGGCGGCACCCTGCACACGTACAAGATCCTCGCCGACGCGATGGAGAAGCTCGGCGGCACGGTGGACCTGCGGCACGAGGAGGTCTGCTTCGTACCGTCGGTGAGCGCGGTCGCCATCCGTGACTTCGAGACGCAGGCGGACCTGTACGCAAAGGTCGACGAACTGTCCCCGGACGACAGCGAGCTGGACGAATTCGTCTGTTCGTCGGCGACCACGCCGCACACCGGGATCACCGAGGAGCTGTGCACCTGGCTGCTGGACCGCCTGCCCGACTGA
- a CDS encoding sugar phosphate isomerase/epimerase family protein: MSDPDLTRFSINQMTVKQLSLPELVAACGDLGVTNVGLWREPVQTYGVEATAKLVSDAGLTVTTLCRGGFLTAIDPDARAAALADNRRAVDEAAALGTEVLVLVSGGLPAGSKDLHGARERIADALAELGPYAEEHGVKLAIEPLHPMYAADRCVVSTLAQALDLAERFPAHQVGVTVDTYHIWWDDQAPAQIARAGAGGRIHTFQLADWTTPLPEGVLTGRGQIGDGAIDMREWQGYVEAAGYTGAIEVELFNDGLWARDGREVLTETAERFLAHVNR; the protein is encoded by the coding sequence GTGAGCGACCCGGATCTGACCCGCTTCTCCATCAACCAGATGACGGTGAAGCAGCTGTCGCTGCCCGAACTGGTCGCCGCCTGCGGTGACCTGGGCGTGACGAACGTCGGCCTGTGGCGCGAGCCGGTGCAGACCTACGGCGTGGAGGCGACCGCGAAGCTGGTCAGCGACGCGGGCCTGACGGTGACGACCCTGTGCCGCGGCGGCTTCCTGACCGCGATCGACCCGGACGCGCGGGCGGCGGCCCTCGCCGACAACCGCCGGGCGGTCGACGAGGCGGCGGCCCTCGGCACCGAGGTGCTCGTCCTGGTGTCCGGAGGCCTGCCCGCCGGGTCCAAGGACCTGCACGGCGCCCGTGAACGCATCGCGGACGCCCTCGCCGAACTCGGCCCGTACGCCGAGGAGCACGGGGTGAAGCTGGCCATCGAACCGCTGCACCCCATGTACGCCGCCGACCGCTGTGTGGTCTCGACGCTCGCCCAGGCCCTCGACCTGGCCGAACGCTTCCCGGCCCACCAGGTCGGCGTCACGGTCGACACCTACCACATCTGGTGGGACGACCAGGCGCCCGCACAGATCGCCCGGGCAGGTGCGGGCGGCCGCATCCACACCTTCCAGCTCGCCGACTGGACGACGCCGCTGCCCGAGGGCGTCCTGACCGGCCGCGGCCAGATCGGCGACGGCGCGATCGACATGCGTGAGTGGCAGGGCTACGTGGAGGCGGCCGGTTACACGGGCGCGATCGAGGTCGAGCTGTTCAACGACGGCCTGTGGGCGCGGGACGGCCGCGAGGTCCTGACGGAGACGGCGGAGCGGTTCCTGGCGCACGTGAACCGGTAG
- the rbsD gene encoding D-ribose pyranase, with amino-acid sequence MKKAGILNRHLAGALAELGHGDGVLVCDAGMPIPDGPRVVDLAFRAGVPSFAEVVDGLLDELVVEGATAAEEVREANPAAAGLLAGRFRALSYVSHEELKELSAGARLVVRTGEARPYANVLLRCGVFF; translated from the coding sequence GTGAAGAAGGCCGGGATCCTCAACCGTCATCTCGCCGGGGCGCTGGCCGAGTTGGGGCACGGCGACGGGGTGCTGGTGTGCGACGCCGGCATGCCGATCCCGGACGGTCCCCGGGTCGTCGACCTGGCGTTCCGGGCGGGCGTGCCGTCGTTCGCGGAGGTGGTCGACGGGCTGCTGGACGAGCTGGTCGTGGAGGGGGCGACGGCGGCGGAGGAGGTCCGGGAGGCGAACCCGGCCGCGGCCGGACTGCTGGCGGGCCGCTTCCGGGCGCTGTCGTACGTCTCGCACGAGGAGCTGAAGGAGCTGTCGGCCGGAGCCCGGCTGGTGGTGCGCACGGGCGAGGCCCGGCCGTACGCGAACGTGCTGCTCCGGTGCGGGGTGTTCTTCTGA
- a CDS encoding ABC transporter permease/substrate-binding protein has protein sequence MAADTHLSSTGAGGGAAAVRRLLLDNGALTALIVLVIAMSALSGDFLTTDNLLNVGVQAAVTAILAFGVTFVIVAAGIDLSVGSVAALSATVLAWSATQHGVPVVLAVVLAVATGVAAGLVNGFLIAYGKLPPFIATLAMLSVARGLSLVISEGSPIAFPDSVSHLGDTLGGWLPAPVLVMIVMGLLAAFVLGRTYIGRSMYAIGGNEEAARLSGLRVKKQKLAIYALSGVFAAVAGVVLAARLSSAQPQAADGYELDAIAAVVIGGASLAGGTGKASGTLIGALILAVLRNGLNLLSVSAFWQQVVIGVVIALAVLLDTVRRKAGATPVAAGTGSGGSKGRQAATYGLAAVVTVAIVGATSFLHGGGSSTANPRIGLALSTLNNPFFVQIQSGAKAEAKKLGVDLTVTDAQNDASQQANQLQNFTSSGLDSIIVNPVDSDAAGNSVKAADKAKIPVIAVDRGVNKATVDALVASDNVAGGELAARTVAEKLGGTGKIVILQGQAGTSAARERAEGFAKGLKAYPGIQVLAQQPADFDRTKGLDVMSNLLQAHPDVQGVIAANDEMALGAIKALGAKAGTSVQVVGFDGTPDGLKAVEQGTLYASVAQQPSQLGRIAVDNAVKALQGKKVEETVKVPVKVVTKENVAGFSG, from the coding sequence GTGGCCGCTGACACGCATCTGAGCTCGACGGGCGCCGGCGGCGGCGCCGCGGCGGTCCGCCGTCTGCTGCTCGACAACGGCGCGCTCACCGCGCTGATCGTCCTCGTCATCGCCATGTCGGCGCTGTCGGGCGACTTCCTGACCACGGACAACCTGCTCAACGTGGGCGTCCAGGCGGCCGTGACCGCCATCCTCGCCTTCGGCGTGACCTTCGTGATCGTCGCGGCGGGCATCGACCTGTCGGTCGGCTCGGTGGCGGCGCTGTCGGCCACCGTGCTCGCCTGGAGTGCGACCCAGCACGGCGTGCCGGTGGTCCTGGCGGTGGTGCTGGCCGTCGCCACCGGCGTCGCGGCCGGTCTGGTGAACGGTTTCCTCATCGCGTACGGCAAGCTGCCGCCGTTCATCGCGACGCTCGCGATGCTCTCCGTGGCGCGCGGTCTGTCGCTGGTGATCTCCGAGGGCTCCCCGATCGCCTTCCCCGACTCGGTCTCGCACCTCGGCGACACGCTCGGCGGCTGGCTGCCGGCGCCGGTGCTCGTCATGATCGTGATGGGTCTGCTCGCGGCGTTCGTGCTCGGCCGCACGTACATCGGGCGTTCGATGTACGCGATCGGCGGCAACGAGGAGGCGGCCCGGCTGTCGGGTCTGCGGGTGAAGAAGCAGAAGCTCGCGATCTACGCGCTGTCCGGGGTGTTCGCGGCCGTGGCGGGCGTCGTGCTCGCCGCCCGGCTGTCCTCGGCGCAGCCGCAGGCCGCCGACGGCTACGAGCTGGACGCGATCGCCGCGGTCGTCATCGGCGGCGCCTCCCTCGCGGGCGGCACGGGCAAGGCCTCCGGCACCCTGATCGGCGCGCTGATCCTCGCGGTGCTGCGCAACGGCCTGAACCTGCTGTCGGTCTCCGCCTTCTGGCAGCAGGTCGTCATCGGCGTCGTCATCGCGCTGGCGGTGCTGCTGGACACCGTGCGCCGCAAGGCGGGGGCGACTCCGGTGGCGGCCGGGACCGGCTCGGGCGGGAGCAAGGGCCGGCAGGCGGCGACGTACGGACTCGCGGCGGTCGTCACCGTGGCGATCGTGGGCGCGACCTCGTTCCTGCACGGCGGCGGCTCGTCGACCGCGAACCCGCGGATCGGTCTGGCCCTGTCCACGCTGAACAACCCGTTCTTCGTGCAGATCCAGTCGGGCGCGAAGGCCGAGGCGAAGAAGCTGGGCGTCGACCTGACCGTCACCGACGCCCAGAACGACGCCTCGCAGCAGGCCAACCAGCTGCAGAACTTCACCAGTTCGGGCCTCGACTCGATCATCGTCAACCCGGTGGACTCGGACGCGGCGGGCAACTCGGTGAAGGCCGCCGACAAGGCGAAGATCCCGGTCATCGCGGTCGACCGGGGCGTCAACAAGGCCACGGTGGACGCGTTGGTCGCCTCCGACAACGTGGCGGGCGGCGAGCTGGCCGCGAGGACGGTCGCCGAGAAGCTCGGCGGCACCGGCAAGATCGTGATCCTCCAGGGCCAGGCCGGCACATCGGCGGCGCGGGAGCGGGCGGAGGGCTTCGCCAAGGGGCTGAAGGCCTACCCGGGCATCCAGGTGCTCGCCCAGCAGCCGGCCGACTTCGACCGCACCAAGGGGCTCGACGTGATGTCGAACCTGCTCCAGGCGCACCCGGACGTGCAGGGCGTCATCGCCGCCAACGACGAGATGGCGCTCGGCGCGATCAAGGCGCTCGGCGCGAAGGCCGGCACGTCGGTCCAGGTCGTCGGTTTCGACGGAACCCCGGACGGGCTGAAGGCCGTTGAACAGGGGACGCTGTACGCGTCCGTCGCGCAGCAGCCGTCGCAGCTGGGGAGGATCGCCGTGGACAACGCGGTGAAGGCGCTGCAGGGCAAGAAGGTCGAGGAGACGGTGAAGGTGCCGGTGAAGGTGGTCACGAAGGAGAACGTGGCCGGCTTCAGCGGCTGA
- a CDS encoding LacI family DNA-binding transcriptional regulator, whose product MASIKDVAAEAGVSVATVSRVLNDHPSVSADARTRVLAAVQTLGYRPNAVARSLRTDQTHTLGLVISDVMNPYFTELARSVEEAARALGYSVIIGNADERPDLQDHHVRNLLDRRIDGLLVSPTDGGSPLMLDAARGGTPMVFVDRWIPGVDVPVVRADGRAAVRDLVAHLHGLGHRRLAIIAGPAATTTGSERVDAFRAALAEYGLPLPDAYIGQGDFQAESGRRVTEGFLDLPEPPEVVFAADNLMALGALDAVRARGLRVPDDLALAAFDDIPWFVHTDPPVTAIAQPTGELGRAAVRALVDRIEGRPPRSVTFAARLVVRRSCGESPATNRSQT is encoded by the coding sequence ATGGCGAGCATCAAGGACGTCGCTGCCGAGGCGGGGGTCTCCGTCGCCACGGTGTCCCGCGTCCTGAACGACCATCCGTCGGTCAGCGCGGACGCACGCACGCGCGTGCTGGCCGCCGTGCAGACGCTGGGCTACCGCCCGAACGCCGTGGCCCGGTCGCTGCGCACCGACCAGACCCACACCCTCGGCCTGGTCATCAGCGACGTGATGAACCCCTACTTCACCGAACTGGCCCGCTCCGTCGAGGAGGCGGCCCGCGCGCTCGGCTACAGCGTCATCATCGGCAACGCCGACGAGCGGCCCGACCTCCAGGACCACCATGTGCGCAACCTGCTGGACCGCCGCATCGACGGGCTCCTCGTCTCCCCCACCGACGGCGGCTCGCCGCTGATGCTGGACGCCGCGCGCGGGGGCACCCCGATGGTGTTCGTCGACCGGTGGATCCCGGGCGTCGACGTGCCCGTGGTGCGGGCGGACGGACGGGCCGCCGTGCGCGACCTCGTGGCGCATCTGCACGGGCTCGGACACCGGCGGCTCGCCATCATCGCGGGCCCGGCGGCCACCACCACCGGCAGCGAGCGCGTCGACGCGTTCCGGGCCGCCCTGGCCGAGTACGGCCTTCCCCTCCCCGACGCCTACATCGGTCAGGGCGACTTCCAGGCGGAGAGCGGGCGGCGGGTCACCGAGGGCTTCCTCGACCTGCCCGAGCCGCCCGAGGTCGTGTTCGCCGCCGACAACCTGATGGCGCTGGGCGCGCTGGACGCCGTACGCGCGCGGGGGCTGCGCGTTCCGGACGACCTGGCGCTCGCCGCGTTCGACGACATCCCGTGGTTCGTGCACACCGACCCGCCCGTCACCGCCATCGCCCAGCCGACCGGAGAGCTCGGTCGGGCCGCCGTGCGAGCGCTCGTCGACCGCATCGAGGGGCGGCCGCCCCGGTCCGTCACCTTCGCCGCCCGTCTCGTCGTACGCCGGTCGTGCGGCGAGTCCCCCGCAACGAACAGGAGCCAGACGTGA
- a CDS encoding ribokinase: MYDHDLLVVGSANADLVIGVERRPAAGETVLGSDLAVHPGGKGANQAVAAARLGARTALLARVGDDAHGRLLLDSQRAAGVDTAGVLAGGAPTGVALITVDPSGDNSIVVSPGANGHLTPADVRAAAGLVHASRVVSAQLEIPLETVVEVVRNLAPGSRFVLNPSPPRPLPAEVLAACDPLIVNEHEAKVILGEELPGGKPEDWARTLLARGPKSVVVTLGAEGALVASSDQDVTRVPSVRVDAVDTTGAGDAFTAALAWRLGTGSSLAEAAAYAARVGAAAVTRPGAQESFPTADEVAALTSGDGEVR, from the coding sequence ATGTACGACCACGACCTTCTGGTCGTAGGGTCGGCCAACGCCGACCTGGTGATCGGCGTCGAGCGCAGGCCCGCCGCCGGGGAGACGGTCCTCGGTTCCGACCTGGCCGTCCATCCCGGCGGCAAGGGCGCGAACCAGGCCGTCGCGGCCGCCCGGCTCGGCGCCCGTACGGCCCTGCTGGCCCGGGTCGGCGACGACGCCCACGGGCGGCTGCTGCTCGACTCCCAGCGGGCGGCCGGGGTCGACACGGCCGGCGTCCTCGCGGGCGGGGCTCCGACGGGCGTCGCGCTGATCACCGTGGACCCGTCGGGCGACAACAGCATCGTGGTGTCACCGGGAGCCAACGGGCACCTGACACCGGCGGACGTCCGCGCGGCGGCGGGTCTCGTCCACGCCTCACGGGTGGTGTCGGCGCAGCTGGAGATCCCGCTGGAGACGGTCGTGGAGGTGGTGCGGAACCTGGCGCCCGGCAGCCGGTTCGTGCTGAACCCGTCCCCGCCGCGCCCCCTGCCGGCCGAGGTGCTGGCAGCCTGCGACCCGCTGATCGTCAACGAGCACGAGGCGAAGGTCATCCTCGGCGAGGAGCTCCCCGGCGGGAAGCCCGAGGACTGGGCGCGGACCCTGCTCGCCAGGGGGCCGAAGTCGGTGGTGGTGACGCTGGGCGCGGAGGGCGCGCTGGTCGCCTCGTCCGATCAGGACGTCACGCGGGTGCCGTCGGTGCGGGTGGACGCCGTGGACACGACGGGTGCGGGCGACGCCTTCACGGCGGCGCTGGCGTGGCGGCTGGGCACGGGGTCCTCCCTGGCCGAGGCGGCGGCGTACGCGGCCCGGGTCGGGGCGGCGGCCGTGACCCGGCCAGGAGCGCAGGAGTCGTTCCCGACGGCGGACGAGGTCGCGGCGCTCACCTCCGGGGACGGGGAGGTCCGGTGA
- a CDS encoding sugar ABC transporter ATP-binding protein, whose product MSNADELLRIEGIRKSFPGVVALDGVDFDLRRGEVHVLLGENGAGKSTLIKMLSGAYTPDAGRILAGGEEVRIQGAQDSERLGIATIYQEFTLVPDLTVAENIFLGRQPRRFGMIDRKRMEADAAVLLERVGVNVSPRARVRELGIAWLQMVEIAKALSLDARVLIMDEPTAVLTSEEVEKLFGIVRRLREDGVGIVFITHHLEEIAALGDRVTVIRDGRSVGQVPASTPEDELVRLMVGRSIEQQYPRQRAGTGAALLSVEGLTRDGVFHDVSFEVHAGEVVGIAGLVGAGRTEVVRAVFGADPYDRGAVRVGGDRVPGHDVPAAMAAGIGLVPEDRKGQGLVLDQSVEENLGLVTMRAATRGGLVDLKGRHEAAARIAEQLGVRMAGLGQQVRTLSGGNQQKVVIGKWLLADTRVLILDEPTRGIDVGAKVEIYQLINELTAAGAAVLMISSDLPEVLGMSDRVLVMAQGRIAGELSAQDASQDTVMALAVSNPGSAPGAPDTPDTPDTRSTPDTPDTPPTTEVEAGRGR is encoded by the coding sequence GTGAGCAACGCGGACGAGTTGCTGCGCATTGAGGGCATACGCAAGTCCTTCCCCGGGGTGGTCGCGCTCGACGGCGTCGACTTCGACCTGCGCCGGGGCGAGGTGCACGTGCTGCTCGGTGAGAACGGCGCGGGCAAGAGCACCCTCATCAAGATGCTCTCCGGCGCCTACACGCCCGACGCCGGGCGGATCCTGGCGGGCGGCGAGGAGGTGCGCATCCAGGGCGCGCAGGACTCCGAGCGCCTCGGGATCGCGACCATCTACCAGGAGTTCACTCTCGTACCCGATCTGACGGTCGCCGAGAACATCTTCCTGGGACGGCAGCCGCGCCGCTTCGGGATGATCGACCGGAAGAGGATGGAGGCGGACGCCGCCGTCCTGCTGGAGCGGGTCGGGGTGAACGTGTCGCCCCGCGCGCGGGTGCGCGAACTCGGCATCGCATGGCTGCAGATGGTGGAGATCGCCAAGGCGCTGAGCCTGGACGCCCGCGTGCTGATCATGGACGAGCCGACCGCCGTGCTGACCTCCGAGGAGGTCGAGAAGCTCTTCGGCATCGTGCGCAGGCTGCGCGAGGACGGCGTCGGCATCGTCTTCATCACGCATCACCTGGAGGAGATCGCCGCCCTCGGCGACCGGGTCACGGTCATCCGGGACGGGAGGTCGGTCGGCCAGGTGCCCGCCTCGACGCCCGAGGACGAGCTCGTCCGGCTCATGGTGGGCCGTTCCATCGAGCAGCAGTACCCGAGGCAGCGCGCCGGGACGGGGGCCGCGCTGCTGTCCGTCGAGGGCCTGACGCGGGACGGCGTCTTCCACGACGTCAGCTTCGAGGTGCACGCCGGTGAGGTCGTCGGCATCGCCGGGCTGGTCGGCGCGGGTCGTACCGAAGTGGTACGGGCCGTCTTCGGGGCGGACCCGTACGACCGGGGCGCCGTGCGGGTCGGGGGCGACCGGGTGCCCGGGCACGACGTGCCGGCCGCGATGGCCGCCGGGATCGGGCTCGTGCCCGAGGACCGCAAGGGCCAGGGGCTGGTGCTCGACCAGTCGGTCGAGGAGAACCTCGGGCTCGTGACCATGCGGGCCGCGACCCGTGGCGGGCTGGTGGACCTCAAGGGCCGGCACGAGGCGGCGGCGCGGATCGCCGAGCAGCTCGGCGTGCGGATGGCCGGGCTCGGCCAGCAGGTGCGCACCCTGTCCGGCGGCAACCAGCAGAAGGTCGTCATCGGCAAGTGGCTGCTGGCCGACACCAGGGTGCTGATCCTCGACGAGCCGACGCGCGGCATCGACGTCGGCGCGAAGGTCGAGATCTACCAGCTGATCAACGAGCTGACGGCGGCCGGCGCCGCCGTCCTGATGATCTCCAGCGATCTGCCCGAGGTGCTCGGCATGAGCGACCGGGTGCTGGTGATGGCCCAGGGCCGGATCGCCGGCGAGCTGTCGGCGCAGGACGCGAGCCAGGACACCGTGATGGCCCTGGCCGTGAGCAATCCCGGTAGCGCCCCCGGTGCCCCTGACACCCCTGACACCCCTGACACCCGTAGTACCCCTGACACCCCTGACACCCCTCCGACCACTGAAGTGGAGGCCGGCCGTGGCCGCTGA
- a CDS encoding type II toxin-antitoxin system Phd/YefM family antitoxin encodes MSISASEARKTLFPLIEQVNNDHTVVEITSRSGDAVLMSADDYRAWQETVYLLRSPANAARLMRAVAAYKAGETVEKTVDELYAAAEGEG; translated from the coding sequence ATGTCGATAAGTGCCAGCGAGGCGAGGAAGACCCTGTTCCCCCTCATCGAGCAGGTCAACAACGACCACACCGTCGTGGAGATCACCTCCAGGTCGGGCGACGCGGTACTGATGTCCGCCGATGACTACCGGGCATGGCAGGAAACCGTGTACCTCCTGCGGTCCCCCGCCAACGCGGCGCGCCTGATGAGGGCGGTCGCAGCCTACAAAGCCGGGGAAACCGTCGAGAAGACCGTCGACGAGCTGTACGCCGCCGCGGAGGGTGAGGGGTGA
- a CDS encoding GntR family transcriptional regulator, translating into MNPDAEIDHGAPLTPYRQLAEILRAQIRRGDWQPGRMLPSEAQLVQRYGIARTTVRRGLGLLADEGWVYAVPQRGWFVSDPLPPALESPAPPAQ; encoded by the coding sequence ATGAACCCCGACGCTGAAATCGACCATGGCGCGCCACTGACCCCGTACCGGCAGCTCGCCGAGATTCTGCGGGCGCAGATCCGACGCGGCGACTGGCAGCCCGGGCGGATGCTGCCGAGCGAAGCTCAGCTCGTGCAGAGGTACGGCATTGCGCGGACGACCGTGCGGCGAGGACTCGGCCTGCTGGCGGACGAAGGCTGGGTGTACGCCGTTCCACAACGCGGCTGGTTCGTCTCCGACCCCCTGCCGCCCGCCCTCGAATCGCCCGCGCCGCCTGCCCAGTAG
- a CDS encoding GntR family transcriptional regulator, producing MDKISPDSPQYVYEQLAAIIERKIRSGEYPPGTRLPGELTMTHEHKVGPGTVRRALDILRDRGLVVTVRARGSFVSDPLPPAPGAPVPPA from the coding sequence GTGGACAAGATCAGCCCAGATTCGCCGCAGTACGTCTATGAACAGCTCGCCGCGATCATCGAGCGGAAGATCCGTTCCGGTGAGTACCCGCCGGGCACCAGGCTGCCGGGTGAACTGACCATGACGCACGAGCACAAGGTCGGTCCGGGCACGGTGCGCCGCGCTCTGGACATCCTTCGGGACAGAGGCCTGGTGGTGACCGTACGAGCCCGGGGTTCGTTCGTCTCCGACCCCCTGCCGCCCGCGCCCGGGGCGCCCGTGCCGCCTGCCTAG
- a CDS encoding Txe/YoeB family addiction module toxin, whose amino-acid sequence MRDIRFTPDGWDDFAYWATADPKMCRRLAKVIDDCRRDPFAGIGKPEPLRGELSGFWSRRINDEHRLVYAVEDKAVVVLKARYHYG is encoded by the coding sequence GTGAGAGACATCCGCTTCACTCCCGACGGATGGGACGACTTCGCGTATTGGGCGACGGCCGATCCGAAGATGTGCCGCCGTCTGGCGAAGGTGATCGACGACTGCCGACGCGATCCCTTCGCGGGGATCGGGAAGCCGGAGCCCCTGAGGGGCGAGCTGTCAGGGTTCTGGTCCCGCCGGATCAATGACGAGCACCGTCTGGTGTACGCCGTGGAGGACAAGGCTGTCGTGGTTCTCAAGGCCCGATACCACTACGGCTGA